A genomic region of Halopelagius longus contains the following coding sequences:
- a CDS encoding universal stress protein — translation MSKHLLLPVDGSPQSVEALHFASSEWEDAAVTLLHVIDPVATDPRPSALPGGSEEWYEEMREESEELLAKARAAFDDDDDVRTRIEVGRPAQSIVSVAGEGEFDHVVMGSHGREGISRIILGSTAEYVVRRSPVPVTIVR, via the coding sequence ATGTCGAAACACCTGCTCCTGCCCGTCGATGGGTCGCCGCAGTCCGTCGAAGCGCTTCACTTCGCGTCGTCGGAGTGGGAAGACGCGGCGGTGACGCTTCTGCACGTCATCGACCCCGTCGCCACGGACCCGCGTCCGAGTGCCCTGCCGGGCGGGTCCGAAGAGTGGTACGAGGAGATGCGCGAGGAGTCCGAGGAGTTGTTAGCGAAGGCCCGGGCGGCGTTCGACGACGACGACGACGTTCGGACGCGAATCGAGGTGGGCCGTCCCGCCCAAAGCATCGTCAGCGTCGCCGGCGAGGGCGAGTTCGACCACGTCGTCATGGGGAGTCACGGACGGGAGGGTATCTCGCGCATCATCCTCGGTAGCACCGCGGAGTACGTCGTCCGGCGGTCGCCGGTGCCCGTCACCATCGTCAGGTGA
- a CDS encoding ATP-binding protein, translated as MVDLGDFEEEMNGGNGSSDSSASDESASEEPAAPAPTGSGAGASATGASGASNGSSEDGLAFDEMDVEPAGTDRGIGAIAVSKGLRVAEDGEDTSLRAFVTTGNRENVRLGKYLLVPYPDDELLFCRICSLEYAQEFQADDATEIHARRAMRRDDFDERDYKFVATLDPVAVLFDDGEEMKRRMVDRVPKPRAIVAEAEDAEQIKTGLNIPSEGVFLGHLSVGGEKVRTAAEPPTIDYRLKDDYADGDPLVFRHTLVAGGTGSGKTHASKNLLRQLLDSDRTYRMDDGRNARMAVVQFDPQDEYAQMHDDNPSMDDDVARRYEREGIAHGGHDDTLALVPKEDGVPYGGENHGAEQLEFTIPFSMARERPWLVAGSSLNENQYPALRELLRRFFRDHGDDGTYDEFLTFLDDPALKEELHEAGRVHEATYDAVKRRVRGVPNGVFDQSARPITELDHELVRPGGLTVVPTYHLSTSRAKEMFVLAVSSMLIDDKLSNAPDSQRIKETPLVLGMDEAHNFLSDADTVQARKVVSKFTEAAKQGRKERLGLFLITQDPQDIAEPVFKQVNTRLVLNLGDEDAIKSVNIPPNLEGKVPYMEKGQMVVYSPDNSEPVELRGLSTCVTRHGE; from the coding sequence ATGGTGGACCTCGGCGACTTCGAGGAGGAGATGAACGGGGGGAACGGGTCGTCCGACTCGTCCGCGTCGGACGAGTCGGCGTCGGAGGAACCGGCCGCGCCCGCCCCGACCGGTTCGGGCGCGGGGGCGTCCGCGACGGGCGCGTCCGGCGCGTCGAACGGGTCGAGCGAAGACGGACTCGCGTTCGACGAGATGGACGTCGAACCCGCGGGGACGGACCGCGGCATCGGCGCGATAGCCGTCTCGAAGGGACTCCGCGTGGCCGAGGACGGCGAGGACACCTCGCTTCGGGCGTTCGTCACGACGGGGAACCGAGAGAACGTCCGCCTCGGGAAGTACCTCCTCGTCCCGTACCCCGACGACGAACTGCTGTTCTGTCGCATCTGCTCTCTGGAGTACGCACAAGAGTTCCAAGCCGACGACGCCACCGAGATACACGCCCGGCGCGCGATGCGGCGCGACGACTTCGACGAACGCGACTACAAGTTCGTCGCGACGCTGGACCCCGTGGCCGTCCTCTTCGACGACGGCGAGGAGATGAAGCGCCGGATGGTGGACCGCGTGCCGAAACCGCGGGCGATAGTCGCGGAGGCCGAAGACGCAGAGCAGATAAAGACGGGGCTGAACATCCCCTCCGAGGGCGTCTTCCTCGGACATCTCTCGGTCGGCGGCGAGAAGGTTCGCACCGCGGCGGAACCGCCGACCATCGACTACCGCCTGAAGGACGACTACGCCGACGGCGACCCACTCGTCTTCCGGCACACCCTCGTCGCGGGCGGCACCGGGTCGGGGAAGACGCACGCCTCGAAGAACCTGCTGCGACAACTGCTCGATTCCGACCGGACGTACCGGATGGACGACGGGCGGAACGCGCGGATGGCCGTCGTGCAGTTCGACCCGCAGGACGAGTACGCCCAGATGCACGACGACAACCCGTCGATGGACGACGACGTGGCCCGCCGGTACGAACGCGAGGGCATCGCCCACGGCGGCCACGACGACACCCTCGCTCTCGTGCCGAAGGAGGACGGCGTCCCCTACGGCGGGGAGAACCACGGCGCGGAGCAACTGGAGTTCACCATCCCCTTCTCGATGGCCCGCGAGAGGCCGTGGTTGGTCGCCGGCAGTAGCCTCAACGAGAACCAGTACCCCGCCCTGCGGGAACTCCTGCGGCGGTTCTTCCGCGACCACGGCGACGACGGCACGTACGACGAGTTCCTGACGTTCCTGGACGACCCGGCGTTGAAGGAGGAGCTCCACGAGGCGGGGCGCGTCCACGAGGCGACGTACGACGCGGTCAAGCGCCGCGTCCGGGGCGTCCCGAACGGCGTGTTCGACCAGTCCGCCCGGCCCATCACGGAACTGGACCACGAACTCGTCCGGCCGGGCGGGTTGACCGTCGTTCCGACGTACCACCTCTCGACGAGTCGCGCGAAGGAGATGTTCGTCCTCGCGGTGTCGAGCATGCTCATCGACGACAAACTGTCGAACGCGCCGGACTCCCAGCGAATCAAGGAGACGCCCCTCGTTCTCGGGATGGACGAGGCGCACAACTTCCTGTCGGACGCCGACACCGTCCAAGCCCGCAAAGTCGTCTCGAAGTTCACGGAGGCGGCGAAACAGGGCCGGAAGGAACGACTCGGGCTGTTTCTCATCACCCAAGATCCCCAAGACATCGCCGAACCCGTGTTCAAACAGGTGAACACGAGACTCGTGTTGAACCTCGGCGACGAGGACGCCATAAAGAGCGTCAACATCCCGCCGAACCTCGAAGGGAAGGTGCCGTACATGGAGAAAGGCCAGATGGTCGTCTACTCGCCGGACAACTCCGAACCGGTCGAACTCCGCGGCCTCTCGACGTGCGTGACGCGGCACGGCGAGTAA
- a CDS encoding DUF7113 family protein, producing the protein MLLVRGYGGGTTLTGTIYERGERAPSFKGAPDEDAPYVWVCDEFYEVESGGTQTEIGGRTLNVAFDAPMPRGFDTREQALNAAKDHVKTQFARVGVTEDDVNIEVVKTEPDAA; encoded by the coding sequence ATGCTCTTAGTTCGCGGTTACGGCGGCGGGACGACGCTGACGGGGACGATATACGAACGGGGCGAACGCGCGCCGTCGTTCAAGGGCGCGCCCGACGAGGACGCCCCGTACGTCTGGGTCTGCGACGAGTTCTACGAAGTAGAGAGCGGCGGCACGCAGACGGAGATCGGCGGCCGGACGCTGAACGTCGCGTTCGACGCGCCGATGCCCCGCGGGTTCGACACGCGGGAGCAGGCGCTGAACGCAGCGAAGGACCACGTGAAGACGCAGTTCGCCCGCGTCGGCGTCACCGAAGACGACGTGAACATCGAAGTCGTCAAGACCGAACCCGACGCGGCCTGA
- a CDS encoding DNA double-strand break repair nuclease NurA, with protein MTLDPVHVDGIANLASYLAKRVDDREHTDLARRVWEEFLEPLYGPDGDVVLDVLGEKRLQAVEIDDVALADAPFETVHGLDSGTINPTTFKNGLVLDLAQAAMAAVPSDLDLHRCRSIVATAHSNDATAALDEPWRKLDDGYCRWRVVQSPRVSRYAEGVVHALSLYLAESTHALEHAEEVEDLLVLDGPLYPKELLNWRDRDEELGELAREAKPQSVVENYVRLVESFVRRDVPLVGFVKNPSAKHVVRTVREREMEAPWTDDTAFFTRLLERRDAPGHGNEGRRTRDLTFTNWFRSRGGSDRALSTDGDAYGIDRELDAELYEVTFFVVYDPRTDVLYRAEAPYAFTRKEETRRALATQILRDVAAQRGPPEAVEKADELARISAHEKAALRRKLEDEFESDAVRRYDDVRWGPDE; from the coding sequence ATGACGCTCGACCCCGTCCACGTAGACGGCATCGCGAACCTCGCGAGCTACCTCGCGAAGCGCGTGGACGACCGCGAACACACCGACCTCGCCCGGCGCGTCTGGGAGGAGTTCCTCGAACCCCTGTACGGCCCCGACGGCGACGTGGTACTCGACGTGCTCGGAGAGAAGCGCCTGCAGGCGGTCGAAATCGACGACGTGGCCCTCGCGGACGCGCCGTTCGAGACGGTCCACGGCCTCGACTCCGGCACCATCAACCCGACGACGTTCAAGAACGGACTCGTCCTCGACTTGGCGCAGGCGGCGATGGCCGCCGTCCCCTCGGACCTCGACCTGCACCGGTGCCGGAGCATCGTCGCCACCGCCCACTCGAACGACGCCACCGCCGCCCTCGACGAACCGTGGCGGAAACTCGACGACGGGTACTGTCGCTGGCGGGTCGTCCAGTCGCCGCGCGTGAGTCGGTACGCCGAGGGCGTCGTCCACGCGCTCTCTCTGTACCTCGCAGAGAGCACGCACGCACTCGAACACGCGGAGGAGGTGGAGGACTTGCTCGTCCTCGACGGCCCCCTCTACCCGAAGGAACTGTTGAACTGGCGCGACAGAGACGAGGAACTCGGCGAGTTAGCGCGGGAGGCGAAGCCGCAGAGCGTCGTCGAGAACTACGTCCGACTCGTCGAGTCGTTCGTCCGGCGGGACGTTCCCCTCGTGGGGTTCGTGAAGAACCCGAGCGCGAAGCACGTCGTCCGGACCGTCCGCGAGCGAGAGATGGAGGCCCCGTGGACCGACGACACGGCGTTCTTCACCCGCCTGTTGGAACGCCGCGACGCCCCCGGACACGGGAACGAGGGCCGCAGGACGCGCGACCTGACGTTCACGAACTGGTTCCGCTCTCGGGGCGGGTCAGACCGGGCGCTCTCGACGGACGGCGACGCCTACGGCATCGACCGGGAACTCGACGCCGAACTGTACGAGGTGACGTTCTTCGTCGTCTACGACCCCCGGACGGACGTCCTCTACCGCGCGGAAGCGCCGTACGCGTTCACCCGGAAGGAGGAGACGAGGCGCGCGCTCGCGACGCAGATTCTGCGCGACGTGGCCGCCCAACGCGGCCCGCCGGAGGCGGTGGAGAAGGCCGACGAGTTGGCGCGCATCAGCGCACACGAGAAGGCCGCCCTGCGGCGGAAGTTAGAAGACGAGTTCGAGTCCGACGCGGTGCGCCGGTACGACGACGTTCGGTGGGGGCCCGACGAGTAG
- a CDS encoding HAD family hydrolase, whose amino-acid sequence MTIRAVGFDLDYTLAVPTSDRTTILNEAAAATGAPELSRSAYLDAHSRNLTSETRTPIFEHLLAERGSDVDPAALAAAYRERIADALVPIDGAREFLATLRETYAVGLLTNGPRVAQRDKLETLGWTDAFDAALVTGELPAGKPDPAAFEALLDALGTAPEETVYVGDDVDADIGGAAAAGLVPVQVVFEGGPDPDPKAAAHVPREELTTRLPTLLAEL is encoded by the coding sequence GTGACTATCCGGGCGGTCGGTTTCGACTTGGACTACACGCTCGCGGTGCCGACGAGCGACCGGACGACGATTCTCAACGAGGCGGCCGCGGCGACGGGCGCGCCGGAGTTGTCGCGGAGCGCCTACCTCGACGCGCACAGTCGAAACCTCACGAGCGAGACGCGGACGCCCATCTTCGAGCATCTGCTCGCGGAACGGGGCTCCGACGTGGACCCGGCGGCACTCGCGGCGGCGTACCGCGAACGCATCGCCGACGCCCTCGTCCCCATCGACGGCGCGCGCGAGTTCCTCGCGACGCTTCGGGAGACGTACGCGGTCGGACTCCTGACGAACGGCCCGCGCGTCGCCCAGCGTGACAAACTGGAGACGCTGGGGTGGACCGACGCGTTCGACGCCGCCCTCGTCACCGGCGAACTCCCCGCCGGGAAGCCCGACCCGGCGGCGTTCGAGGCGCTTCTGGACGCGCTCGGAACCGCCCCCGAGGAGACGGTGTACGTCGGCGACGACGTGGACGCCGACATCGGCGGCGCGGCCGCCGCCGGACTCGTCCCGGTGCAGGTGGTCTTCGAGGGCGGGCCGGACCCCGACCCGAAGGCGGCCGCGCATGTCCCGCGCGAGGAACTCACGACGCGACTGCCGACGCTGTTAGCGGAGCTATAG
- a CDS encoding DUF2240 family protein translates to MSLEVAVAVPFKQRGTDTLGEGEFVVALSLDRDWFSPDQAKRLIDVAAGRGLLAREDGDVVASFDPGAVSVPEEYEPDESILREQSAFEQMLDALVAAGHDKQEAVAGVNELQRELAVSVEAAAAVYAKRRGVDVSDAAKKAAGELGN, encoded by the coding sequence ATGAGTCTCGAGGTGGCCGTCGCGGTGCCGTTCAAGCAACGGGGGACCGACACGTTGGGCGAAGGCGAGTTCGTCGTCGCCCTCTCTTTGGACCGAGACTGGTTCTCCCCCGACCAAGCGAAGCGACTCATCGACGTCGCCGCCGGGCGCGGACTCCTCGCTCGCGAGGACGGCGACGTCGTCGCCTCGTTCGACCCCGGTGCGGTGTCGGTGCCCGAAGAGTACGAACCCGACGAGTCGATTCTCCGCGAGCAGTCGGCGTTCGAGCAGATGCTCGACGCCCTCGTCGCCGCCGGCCACGACAAACAGGAGGCGGTCGCCGGCGTGAACGAACTCCAGCGAGAACTCGCCGTGAGCGTCGAAGCCGCAGCCGCAGTGTACGCAAAGCGCCGGGGCGTCGACGTGAGCGACGCCGCGAAGAAGGCGGCGGGCGAACTCGGGAACTGA
- a CDS encoding HalOD1 output domain-containing protein yields MSSDVGSGPDSPIRPVEVTRDSDEHLATTVVYALSEALDCHPNDLPVELNEAVDPDALERVFEERGGRERGPGRLIFEIAGCEVTVTSDGHVTVVPAGAAGGVERDAESERGERTADD; encoded by the coding sequence ATGTCTTCCGACGTCGGCTCGGGCCCGGACAGCCCCATCCGTCCGGTCGAGGTGACGCGTGATTCGGACGAACATCTCGCGACGACGGTCGTGTACGCGCTCTCCGAAGCGCTCGACTGTCACCCGAACGACCTGCCGGTCGAACTGAACGAAGCCGTAGACCCGGACGCGCTGGAACGCGTGTTCGAGGAACGCGGCGGGAGAGAACGCGGCCCGGGTCGTCTCATATTCGAAATTGCCGGCTGCGAGGTCACCGTCACCTCGGACGGTCACGTCACCGTCGTCCCCGCGGGGGCCGCCGGAGGCGTCGAGAGGGACGCGGAGTCCGAACGCGGCGAGCGAACCGCCGACGACTGA
- a CDS encoding 30S ribosomal protein S8e, whose protein sequence is MKDQGRSKRKRTGGRLRRSSNKKRYQLGREPTETTVGEPRFRTVDSRGNQKKVRALSTNVAQVADGDTVTEAEIENVVDNPANINYIRRNIITKGAILETSEGRARVTSRPGQDGQVNAVLVDEE, encoded by the coding sequence ATGAAGGACCAAGGACGCTCGAAGCGAAAGCGCACCGGAGGCCGACTTCGGCGCTCCAGCAACAAGAAGCGCTACCAACTCGGCCGCGAACCGACGGAGACGACCGTCGGCGAACCGCGGTTCCGCACCGTCGACTCCCGCGGGAACCAGAAGAAGGTCCGCGCCCTCTCGACGAACGTCGCGCAGGTCGCAGACGGCGACACGGTCACCGAGGCCGAAATCGAGAACGTCGTGGACAACCCCGCGAACATCAACTACATCCGACGGAACATCATCACGAAGGGCGCAATCCTCGAGACCAGCGAGGGCCGCGCCCGCGTGACCTCCCGCCCCGGTCAGGACGGACAGGTCAACGCCGTCCTCGTCGACGAGGAGTAA
- a CDS encoding phosphate signaling complex PhoU family protein, translating to MVETRKVQVTGGSTFTVSIPKDWATANGISAGSEVEFYPEGDSLFLTPRTEEERTEGTLDITNLESDELMRAVMTMYVSGFDIIGLESGRITTDQRRTIREATQSLVGLEVLEETRDRVVIRDLLDSSELSIHNAVTRMRLIALSMLEDAIEALTELDQDMALDVIQRDDDVDRLWMVVSRIFRATLRTPKAAEELGLPREVCFDYQSAARQLERVADHATKIAHLTLEIQEPVPDDVADALRELYTEATRVVDDGMDALFTEESSEATRLANEARESVQAIDERARAIDELLRELDPARAQLLGLIVDSVSRSADYGGNIAETALQKAAPTP from the coding sequence ATGGTCGAAACCCGGAAGGTGCAGGTGACGGGCGGGTCGACGTTCACGGTGTCCATCCCGAAAGACTGGGCGACTGCAAACGGAATCTCCGCGGGGAGCGAAGTGGAGTTCTACCCCGAGGGCGATTCGCTGTTTCTCACCCCCCGAACGGAGGAGGAACGGACGGAGGGGACGCTCGACATCACGAACTTAGAGAGCGACGAGCTGATGCGCGCGGTGATGACGATGTACGTCAGCGGGTTCGACATCATCGGGTTGGAGAGCGGACGCATCACGACCGACCAACGTCGGACGATCCGCGAGGCGACGCAGAGTCTCGTCGGCTTGGAGGTGCTCGAAGAGACGCGCGACCGCGTGGTCATCCGCGACCTGTTGGACTCCTCGGAACTGTCCATCCACAACGCGGTGACGCGGATGCGCCTCATCGCCCTCTCGATGCTCGAAGACGCCATCGAGGCGCTCACGGAGCTCGACCAAGACATGGCGCTCGACGTCATCCAACGCGACGACGACGTGGACCGACTCTGGATGGTCGTCTCGCGCATCTTCCGGGCGACGCTCCGAACGCCGAAGGCGGCCGAGGAACTCGGCCTCCCGCGGGAGGTGTGTTTCGACTACCAGTCGGCGGCCAGACAGCTCGAACGCGTCGCGGATCACGCGACGAAGATTGCCCACCTCACGCTGGAGATTCAGGAACCCGTCCCCGACGACGTGGCCGACGCCCTGCGCGAACTGTACACGGAGGCCACGAGGGTCGTAGACGACGGGATGGACGCGCTGTTCACGGAGGAGAGCTCCGAGGCGACGCGCCTCGCGAACGAGGCGCGCGAATCGGTGCAGGCCATCGACGAACGCGCCCGCGCCATCGACGAACTCCTGCGCGAACTCGACCCCGCGCGCGCGCAACTACTCGGTCTCATCGTGGACTCCGTCTCCCGGAGCGCCGACTACGGCGGTAACATCGCCGAGACGGCGCTTCAGAAGGCCGCGCCGACGCCCTGA
- a CDS encoding PstS family phosphate ABC transporter substrate-binding protein, giving the protein MTRQSKRTGSNLSRRKFIVGAGAAGVAGLAGCTRSGGSSGSPTESGGDSTDSGGEGTEGTQSETLSGDINVAGSSTVFPLATAMAERFQKNHSGVSVNIQSTGSGGGFANYFCTGQTDFNNASRPIKKEEKQQCSSNDVEPVELKVATDALTVIVNNDNDWIGEGLTVEQLKQIWSAETKPKTWADVNSEWPDEPLELFGPTDASGTYDYFIEAVLGEEGPGHRQDYSATEQDRTIVQGVQGSKYAMGYLGFAYYSENQDAVQAVPIKDGDGGYVEPSLDNALQGKYTPLSRPLFTYAAKSSLSKNHVAEFAKFWLENATSKKIVAEEVGYVPLSDKEQSQMMDKLESAIQEAN; this is encoded by the coding sequence ATGACGCGCCAAAGTAAGCGGACGGGATCGAACCTCTCACGCCGTAAGTTTATCGTCGGTGCCGGTGCGGCCGGCGTCGCGGGACTGGCCGGATGTACGCGAAGCGGCGGTTCCTCGGGAAGTCCGACCGAGTCGGGCGGCGACTCGACGGACTCCGGCGGCGAGGGGACGGAGGGAACGCAGAGCGAGACGCTCTCGGGCGACATCAACGTCGCCGGCTCTTCTACGGTGTTCCCGCTCGCTACTGCGATGGCCGAGCGATTCCAAAAGAATCACTCGGGAGTCAGCGTCAACATCCAGTCTACCGGGTCCGGCGGCGGCTTCGCCAACTACTTCTGTACCGGACAGACGGACTTCAACAACGCGTCGCGTCCCATCAAGAAGGAGGAGAAACAGCAGTGTTCCTCCAACGACGTCGAACCCGTCGAGTTGAAAGTCGCGACGGACGCGCTCACGGTCATCGTCAACAACGACAACGACTGGATCGGCGAGGGCCTCACCGTCGAGCAACTCAAGCAGATCTGGTCCGCGGAGACCAAACCCAAGACGTGGGCGGACGTCAACTCCGAGTGGCCCGACGAACCCCTCGAACTGTTCGGCCCCACCGACGCTTCGGGGACGTACGACTACTTCATCGAGGCCGTCCTCGGCGAGGAAGGGCCGGGTCACCGTCAGGACTACTCCGCGACCGAACAGGACCGCACCATCGTGCAGGGCGTCCAAGGGTCGAAGTACGCGATGGGGTACCTCGGCTTCGCCTACTACAGCGAGAACCAAGACGCCGTGCAGGCCGTCCCCATCAAGGACGGCGACGGCGGCTACGTGGAGCCTTCGCTCGACAACGCCCTCCAAGGCAAGTACACTCCCCTCTCCCGTCCGCTGTTCACCTACGCCGCGAAGTCGTCGCTCTCGAAGAACCACGTCGCCGAGTTCGCCAAGTTCTGGCTCGAGAACGCCACCAGCAAGAAAATCGTCGCCGAGGAAGTCGGCTACGTTCCGCTCAGCGACAAGGAGCAGAGCCAGATGATGGACAAACTCGAATCCGCCATCCAAGAGGCGAACTAA
- the pstC gene encoding phosphate ABC transporter permease subunit PstC produces the protein MSTDDLESDLTRQTENSPRELLTRSFFFLCAALSVVTTVSIVALLVTEAAKFFSITAPLMGVEGETASLVEFLTGTTWQINSQEFGVLALVSATFMITIGSAVIALPLGVATAIYLSEYASAQARSVLKPALEILAGVPTVVYGFFALIYITPALEVIFPSIGTFNLLSASIVVGIMIIPMVASISEDAMSAVPDELRQAGYGMGATKFDVSTGIVVPAALSGIFSSFILALSRAIGETMAVTVAAGSQARFLNPLDPTSFLEGALPMTAAMVQLLTGDITGGGLAYRSLFAIGLVLFVITLVMNLVSDIVAQRYREEY, from the coding sequence ATGAGCACAGACGACTTAGAATCTGACCTCACGCGGCAGACGGAGAACTCGCCGCGTGAGTTGCTGACGCGGTCGTTCTTTTTCCTGTGCGCGGCGCTCTCCGTCGTTACGACCGTCAGCATCGTCGCCCTTCTCGTCACCGAGGCGGCGAAGTTCTTCAGCATCACGGCGCCGCTTATGGGCGTCGAAGGCGAAACCGCGTCCCTCGTCGAGTTCCTCACTGGGACGACGTGGCAGATAAACAGCCAGGAGTTCGGCGTGCTGGCGCTCGTCTCCGCGACGTTCATGATTACCATCGGGTCGGCGGTCATCGCGCTTCCGCTGGGGGTGGCCACCGCCATCTACCTCAGCGAGTACGCGAGCGCGCAGGCCCGGTCGGTGCTGAAGCCGGCGCTCGAAATCCTCGCCGGCGTCCCGACGGTCGTCTACGGCTTCTTCGCGCTCATCTACATCACGCCCGCGTTGGAGGTCATCTTCCCGAGCATCGGGACGTTCAACCTCCTGTCGGCGAGCATCGTCGTCGGCATCATGATAATCCCGATGGTCGCCTCCATCAGCGAGGACGCGATGTCCGCCGTCCCGGACGAACTCCGGCAGGCGGGCTACGGGATGGGCGCGACGAAGTTCGACGTCTCGACCGGAATCGTCGTCCCCGCGGCGCTCTCCGGCATCTTCTCCTCGTTCATCCTCGCGCTCTCGCGGGCCATCGGCGAGACGATGGCCGTCACCGTCGCCGCGGGCTCGCAGGCGAGGTTCCTCAACCCGCTCGACCCGACCTCCTTCCTCGAAGGGGCGCTTCCGATGACCGCCGCGATGGTCCAACTGCTCACCGGCGACATCACCGGGGGCGGCCTCGCGTACCGCAGCCTGTTCGCCATCGGTCTCGTCCTCTTCGTCATCACGCTCGTCATGAACCTCGTAAGCGACATCGTCGCCCAACGCTACCGGGAGGAGTACTGA
- the pstA gene encoding phosphate ABC transporter permease PstA encodes MATENEAGQVQSFGQVSRTVGTVFRYLLMAATMFGIVTLGVLLVYVANDAIQPLSADPGWYLVFFVTLVLPSTLLGGYLALRRMPALKLGGMVVGMLVVTLMFSGGVAVVFVDIIPPLVGFSYAVAFALPTVAVVGLMKYDRHIGFTTRLVSTAALFYLSLFGFPGPVGEALGLPPLLHGVAGLVRSAPFVPLDWVMVTLVVGSVLAVAVGRYVAKIFESARTGAYAGVAAIAATAAGALVGPVVGVDPVSMAIVTGVALVPTATYAGGSAVVREEDRLGLLFAAVVIGGSLLGAAAVDVLGFAGPQSWVDWQFLTSSHSGAAENAGLYPAIGGSILLMCTVAALSFPLGVGAAVYLEEYAPNNAFTRFIDVNISNLAGVPSVVYGLLGLGVFVTYLNRPTGTVLIGGATLALLILPIVIISAREAIRSVPSDMRQASYGMGATRWQTIKNVVLPEAFPGILTGTILALGRAIGETAPLIMIGAPNVLFNLPTDLTSKVSAMPLQVYAWSSLFASEDFYTKAVPAGVVVLLAVLLAMNSIAIVLRNKYENET; translated from the coding sequence ATGGCAACCGAAAACGAAGCCGGGCAGGTGCAGAGCTTCGGACAGGTCAGCCGGACGGTCGGCACCGTCTTCCGGTACCTGCTCATGGCCGCGACGATGTTCGGCATCGTCACGCTCGGCGTCCTCCTCGTCTACGTCGCAAACGACGCGATACAGCCGCTCTCCGCCGACCCCGGCTGGTATCTCGTCTTCTTCGTGACGCTCGTGCTCCCCTCGACCCTCCTCGGCGGATATCTCGCCCTGCGGCGGATGCCCGCGCTCAAACTCGGCGGGATGGTCGTCGGGATGCTCGTCGTCACCCTCATGTTCAGTGGCGGCGTCGCCGTCGTCTTCGTCGACATCATCCCGCCGCTCGTCGGCTTCTCCTACGCGGTTGCGTTCGCCCTCCCGACGGTTGCCGTCGTCGGCCTGATGAAGTACGACCGACACATCGGCTTCACGACTCGACTCGTTTCGACCGCCGCCCTCTTCTACCTCTCGCTGTTTGGCTTCCCGGGCCCGGTCGGTGAAGCGCTGGGACTCCCGCCGCTCCTTCACGGCGTCGCCGGACTCGTGCGGTCCGCGCCGTTCGTGCCGCTCGATTGGGTGATGGTCACGCTCGTCGTCGGTTCGGTGCTGGCCGTCGCAGTCGGCCGGTACGTCGCCAAGATATTCGAGTCCGCACGCACGGGCGCGTACGCGGGCGTCGCCGCCATCGCCGCGACGGCCGCGGGCGCACTCGTCGGCCCGGTCGTCGGCGTCGACCCGGTTTCGATGGCCATCGTCACCGGCGTCGCGCTTGTTCCCACCGCCACGTACGCCGGGGGGTCGGCCGTCGTGCGCGAGGAGGACCGACTCGGACTACTCTTTGCCGCCGTCGTCATCGGCGGTTCGCTCCTCGGCGCCGCCGCCGTGGACGTCCTCGGCTTCGCGGGGCCGCAGTCGTGGGTCGATTGGCAGTTCCTCACCAGTTCCCACAGCGGGGCCGCCGAGAACGCCGGTCTGTACCCGGCCATCGGCGGGTCGATACTGCTTATGTGTACGGTCGCCGCGCTGTCGTTCCCGCTGGGCGTCGGCGCCGCGGTGTACCTCGAAGAGTACGCCCCGAACAACGCGTTCACCCGGTTCATCGACGTGAACATCTCGAACCTCGCTGGCGTCCCCTCCGTCGTCTACGGTCTGCTCGGACTCGGCGTGTTCGTCACGTACCTCAACCGACCGACGGGGACGGTGCTCATCGGCGGCGCGACGCTCGCGCTCCTCATCCTGCCCATCGTCATCATCTCGGCGCGGGAGGCCATCCGGTCTGTCCCCTCGGACATGCGGCAGGCGTCTTACGGGATGGGCGCGACGCGGTGGCAGACCATCAAGAACGTCGTGTTGCCCGAGGCGTTCCCCGGCATCCTCACCGGGACGATTCTGGCGCTCGGACGCGCCATCGGGGAGACGGCGCCGCTCATCATGATCGGCGCGCCGAACGTGCTGTTTAACCTGCCGACGGACCTCACCTCGAAGGTGAGCGCGATGCCGCTTCAGGTGTACGCGTGGTCGAGTCTGTTCGCCAGCGAAGACTTCTACACCAAGGCAGTACCCGCCGGCGTGGTCGTGTTGCTGGCGGTGTTGCTCGCGATGAACTCCATCGCGATCGTCCTCCGGAACAAGTATGAGAACGAAACCTAA